From Lagenorhynchus albirostris chromosome 10, mLagAlb1.1, whole genome shotgun sequence, the proteins below share one genomic window:
- the LOC132526918 gene encoding LOW QUALITY PROTEIN: ferritin light chain-like (The sequence of the model RefSeq protein was modified relative to this genomic sequence to represent the inferred CDS: inserted 1 base in 1 codon) codes for MSGLQTQDTLEAAILVEENLNQXLLDLHALGSARPDLHLCDFLESHFLDKEVKLMKKMSHRLTNLRKLFGPQAGLGEYLFESLTLKHD; via the exons ATGAGTGGGCTACAAACCCAGGACACTTTGGAAGCTGCCATTCTCGTGGAGGAGAACCTGAACC GCCTTTTGGATCTGCATGCCCTGGGTTCTGCCCGCCCAGACCTCCACCTCTGTGACTTCCTGGAGAGCCACTTCCTAGATAAGGAGGTGAAACTCATGAAGAAGATGAGTCACCGCCTGACCAACCTCCGCAAGCTGTTTggtccccaggctgggctgggcgagTATCTCTTCGAAAGTCTCACCCTCAAGCATGATTAA